From Sporosarcina sp. ANT_H38, one genomic window encodes:
- a CDS encoding pro-sigmaK processing inhibitor BofA family protein — MKVIGIVVVILVLLLLVVVDKKHIQKALERLSIYWFRLAFAFLVLFAMNVAGGFVGIYVPVNIASGLLLAVLGIPGIATLCAFAIFL, encoded by the coding sequence GTGAAAGTTATCGGTATTGTTGTCGTTATATTGGTCCTTCTTCTATTAGTGGTGGTGGATAAGAAACATATCCAAAAAGCTTTGGAACGTTTATCGATCTATTGGTTTCGATTGGCGTTCGCATTCCTTGTTCTTTTCGCAATGAATGTGGCAGGGGGCTTTGTGGGTATCTATGTGCCCGTAAACATTGCGTCAGGACTATTACTCGCTGTATTAGGGATACCAGGAATCGCTACGCTATGCGCTTTTGCAATATTTTTATGA
- a CDS encoding YaaL family protein — translation MFGRKSKLKKEFDEHLHSLMVETKEEWERARSIERYLNDYDQEVIARRKIAECKHFYLYKEAKARQLGKD, via the coding sequence GTGTTTGGTAGAAAGAGTAAGTTGAAAAAAGAGTTTGATGAACATCTTCATTCATTAATGGTAGAAACGAAAGAAGAGTGGGAACGAGCGCGGAGTATTGAGAGATATCTTAATGATTATGACCAAGAAGTGATTGCTAGGCGGAAAATAGCCGAGTGTAAACACTTTTATTTATACAAAGAGGCGAAAGCTCGACAGTTAGGCAAGGATTGA